CAGTATTACATCTACTGTAGGACAGGCCTCTATTTGGTCTGAATGTCAGTATTGTTTAACCTGCTTTTAATCtgttctctcttcctgtctttctACCATTCTGTTTTCCTGACCTCCTTCTCTGTCCTATTAACCCATCTAGATGTTCCAACCCATCATCCTGCTCATCCTCATCCTCGTCCTGTTCTCTTCACTCTCCTATACCACCATCTTCAAACTCGTCTTCCTCTTCACTCTCTTCTTCGTCCTGTAACGTCCGTCTCACTTCGCATAGACACATCTTTTTTTGTTTAGTCATATTTTTTATttggttttatatttttttattttggaaCATTCCCATCTAAGGTCACACGTCATACGGGACACTATTCCCCGTTTCAGCAGTTACTATTTACAAGCTTTCAACACACACTGGAGGAGACCACACACCTCTGGGACTGAGACCACACACCTCTGGGACTGAGACCCTGGAGGAGACCACACACCTCTGGGACTGAGACCACACACCTCTGGGACTGAGACCACACACCTCTGGGACTGAAACCACACACCTCTGGGGCTGAGACACTGGAGGAGACCACACACCTCTGGGACTGAGACACTGGAGGAGACCACACACCTCTGGGACTGAGACCACACACCTCTGGGACTGAGACCACACACCTCTGGGGCTGAGACACTGGAGGAGACCACACACCTCTGGGACTGAGACACTGGAGGAGACCACACACCTCTGGGGCTGAGACCACACACCTCTGGGGCTGAGACACTGGATGAGACCACACACCTCTGGGACTGAGACCACACACCTCTGGGACTGAGACCACACACCTCTGGGACTGAGACCCTGGAGGAGACCACACACCTCTGGGACTGAGACCACACACCTCTGGGACTGAGACCACACACCTCTGGGACTGAGACCCTGGAGGAGACCACACACCTCTGGGACTGAGACCACACACCTCTGGGACTGAGACCACACACCTCTGGGACTGAGACCACACACCTCTGGGACTGAGACCACACACCTCTGGGACTGAGACACTGGAGGAGACAACACACCTCTGGGGCCGAGACACTGGAGGAGACCACACACCTCTGGGACTGAGACCACACACCTCTGGGACTGAGACACTGGAGGAGACCACACACCTCTGGGACTGAGACCACACACCTCTGGGACTGAGACCACACACCTCTGGGACTGAGACACTGGAGGAGACAACACACCTCTGGGGCTGAGACACTGGAGGAGACCACACACCTCTGGGACTGAGACCACACACCTCTGGGACTGAGACCCTGGAGGAGACCACACACCTCTGGGACTGAGACCCTGGAGGAGACCACACACCTCTGGGACTGAGACCACACACCTCTGGGACTGAGACCACACCTCTGGGACTGAGACCACACACCTCTGGGACTGAGACACTGGAGGAGACCACACACCTCTGGGACTGAGACCACACACCTCTGGGACTGAGACCACACACCTCTGGGACTGAGACACCGTATATTATTAGGTGAGTAGACAAGGTTAA
The sequence above is a segment of the Salmo trutta unplaced genomic scaffold, fSalTru1.1, whole genome shotgun sequence genome. Coding sequences within it:
- the LOC115187908 gene encoding uncharacterized protein LOC115187908 — its product is MPSCSQRCVVSVPEVCGLSPRGVWSPPVSQSQRCVVSVPEVWSQSQRCVVSVPEVCGLLQGLSPRGVWSQSQRCVVSSSVSAPEVCGLSPRGVWSQSQRCVVSSSVSVPEVCGLSPRGVVSVPEVCGLSPRGVWSQSQRCVVSSRVSVPEVCGLSPRGVWSQSQRCVVSSSVSAPEVCGLSPRGVWSPPVSQSQRCVVSSSVSAPEVCGLSPRGVWSQSQRCVVSSSVSVPEVCGLLQCLSPRGVWFQSQRCVVSVPEVCGLSPRGVWSPPGSQSQRCVVSVPEVCGLLQCVLKACK